A region of Candidatus Eisenbacteria bacterium DNA encodes the following proteins:
- a CDS encoding Tol-Pal system beta propeller repeat protein TolB codes for MRTRSRAARIALRGAAIAAALFLWSACFVGRVLAQDEFQLEIRTGTLTRIPIHIESFLYESGTSPIRFELGETPEDLLERDLTYSSFFRVSRGPMALPGPGLQDPLLPAGVRSIASATIRLSWGRILLTGNLRDGTSGTRIFTKDYALGDTADRWAVHAFADDIVLYMTGERGVAQTRIAFVREHGTTREIHLIDYDGVGEEQLTKLSTLVLSPDWAPGGDRLAFTSFGGGEAAVVGLGLRDGKYWRVSPGGGMSASASWSPDGKRIAFTRSMDGNSEIFIADSDGGSPARLTFSPSIDTSPCFSPDGGQIAFTSDRSGNPQVYVMDRGGGNVRRISFVGKQSDSPDWSPKGDRIAYVCLLDGVFDICTMRVDGSGVQRLTSNEGMHENPRWAADGRHLVYSKLQGGERRIHVMASDGSGKRVLTGGRGGQYNPAWSPALSLQSVRGLGRP; via the coding sequence ATGAGAACTAGGAGTCGCGCCGCGCGCATCGCTCTTCGGGGGGCGGCGATCGCCGCCGCGCTCTTCCTCTGGTCCGCCTGCTTCGTCGGGCGCGTCCTCGCGCAGGACGAATTCCAGCTCGAGATCCGGACCGGGACGCTCACGCGCATCCCGATCCACATCGAGTCCTTCCTGTACGAGAGCGGCACATCCCCGATCCGCTTCGAGCTCGGCGAGACCCCCGAGGACCTCCTCGAGCGCGACCTGACCTACTCTTCGTTCTTCCGCGTGAGCCGCGGCCCGATGGCGCTCCCCGGACCGGGCCTGCAGGATCCTCTCCTCCCGGCGGGAGTTCGATCGATCGCCTCGGCGACGATCAGGCTCTCCTGGGGAAGGATCCTCCTCACCGGCAATCTGAGGGATGGAACGTCAGGGACCCGCATCTTCACGAAGGACTACGCCCTCGGCGACACGGCCGATAGGTGGGCCGTGCACGCCTTCGCCGACGACATCGTCCTCTACATGACAGGGGAGCGGGGAGTCGCGCAGACGCGGATCGCCTTCGTGCGAGAGCATGGAACGACGCGAGAGATCCATCTGATCGACTACGACGGCGTGGGAGAGGAACAGCTCACCAAGCTGTCGACCCTCGTCCTCTCCCCGGACTGGGCTCCGGGAGGGGACCGGCTGGCCTTCACGAGCTTCGGAGGCGGCGAAGCGGCCGTCGTCGGTCTCGGATTGCGCGACGGGAAGTACTGGCGGGTCTCTCCCGGCGGGGGGATGTCCGCGTCGGCCTCCTGGTCCCCCGACGGAAAGCGGATCGCTTTCACGCGAAGCATGGACGGCAACAGCGAGATCTTCATCGCCGACTCCGATGGCGGATCCCCGGCCCGCCTGACTTTCAGCCCGTCGATCGACACTTCGCCGTGCTTCAGTCCCGACGGAGGCCAGATCGCCTTCACGAGCGACCGCTCCGGAAACCCGCAGGTGTACGTGATGGACCGCGGGGGCGGAAACGTCCGCCGCATCTCGTTCGTGGGGAAGCAGAGCGACAGCCCCGACTGGTCCCCGAAGGGGGATCGGATCGCCTACGTCTGCCTCCTCGACGGAGTCTTCGACATCTGCACGATGAGGGTCGACGGGAGCGGCGTGCAGCGGCTCACCTCGAACGAGGGGATGCACGAGAATCCGCGATGGGCCGCGGACGGCCGGCACCTCGTCTACTCGAAGCTTCAGGGAGGCGAGCGGCGCATCCACGTCATGGCGTCAGACGGTTCCGGCAAACGCGTGTTGACGGGCGGGAGAGGAGGCCAATACAATCCGGCGTGGTCTCCCGCCCTCAGTCTGCAGTCCGTCCGCGGACTGGGGAGACCGTAG